A window from Engraulis encrasicolus isolate BLACKSEA-1 chromosome 11, IST_EnEncr_1.0, whole genome shotgun sequence encodes these proteins:
- the LOC134457825 gene encoding zinc finger and SCAN domain-containing protein 29-like: MSRGQTWADEETRALVDIWSDTQISDMLEHTHKNADVFAIFSEKLRKEGFSRSPEQCRLKLKKLRQTYLKIRDTLAKSGSSSDAKLKFKYFDDIDAILGTTPLASPVDLVEGTLPAPARSENGNRQRSPPSSPASVVPVPAEEVEDYLNDMPSSRKISIPGAKARQHLGRKRKAAAQSEDAQDFLKRQQQQLQQLMDAEKERQEKEDTYLENFLRAQREAEERRYEMMRAQMSENNNMFRLLFSAMSNNQQQHPHLPPQQPQGPPQHPPVNYWMPNHPGPALANTGPTWPTTGANEISEILHQVNSSHLYE, encoded by the exons atgagtAGGGGACAGACCTGGGCAGATGAGGAGACCCGTGCTCTCGTCGACATTTGGTCGGATACCCAAATTTCGGATATGTTGGAGCATACGCACAAAAATGCCGACGTATTTGCTATATTTTCAGAGAAACTACGAAAGGAAGGGTTCAGCCGGTCACCGGAGCAGTGCAGGCTGAAATTAAAAAAACTCCGACAGACATATCTAAAAATCCGCGACACACTCGCAAAAAGTGGCAGCTCCAGTGATGCAAAGTTAAAGTTCAAGTACTTCGATGATATCGACGCTATTCTCGGGACAACACCGCTTGCTTCGCCGGTAGACCTCGTAGAAGGGACCCTGCCGGCACCGGCAAGAAGTGAGAATGGCAACCGCCAGCGGAGCCCACCATCATCACCTGCTAGCGTTGTGCCAGTTCCCGCAGAGGAGGTCGAGGATTATTTGAACG ACATGCCATCCAGTAGAAAAATAAGCATTCCCGGAGCAAAAGCCAGGCAGCATTTGGGCAGAAAACGTAAGGCTGCTGCACAGAGTGAGGATGCGCAGGATTTTTTGAAGAGGCAACAACAGCAGCTTCAGCAACTGATGGATGCGGAGAAAGAGCGTCAGGAGAAGGAAGACACGTATTTGGAAAATTTCCTCAGGGCACAGCGGGAGGCAGAGGAAAGGCGATATGAAATGATGAGAGCCCAAATGAGTGAGAATAACAACATGTTCCGCTTACTGTTTAGTGCCATGTCCAACAATCAACAACAGCACCCACATCTTCCACCACAGCAGCCACAAGGTCCACCACAGCACCCTCCAGTAAATTACTGGATGCCTAACCACCCAGGCCCAGCTCTGGCAAACACTGGTCCTACCTGGCCCACTACTGGAGCAAATGAAATCTCAGAAATTCTGCATCAAGTCAATAGTAGCCATCTGTATGAATGA